Proteins encoded together in one Oxalobacteraceae sp. CFBP 8761 window:
- a CDS encoding YebC/PmpR family DNA-binding transcriptional regulator, whose translation MAGHSKWANIKHKKAATDAKRGKIWTRLIKEITVAARMGGSDIPSNPRLRLAVEKAADANMPKDNVTRAIQRGSGELEGVNYEEVRYEGYGIGGAAIIVECLTDNRVRTVAEVRHAFSKNGGNMGTEGSVAFMFQHTGQFLFAPGVDEDKLMEAALEAGADDVAADDEGGFEVLCDPHAFASVKEALEAAGFKAEVAEVIMKPATETVFTGDDAIKMQKLLDALENLDDVQEVFTNAVIDE comes from the coding sequence ATGGCTGGACACAGCAAATGGGCCAATATCAAGCACAAAAAGGCCGCAACTGACGCCAAGCGCGGCAAGATCTGGACGCGCCTGATCAAGGAAATCACCGTCGCCGCGCGCATGGGCGGCAGCGACATCCCGTCCAATCCGCGCCTGCGCCTGGCAGTCGAGAAGGCGGCCGATGCCAATATGCCGAAAGATAACGTCACGCGCGCCATCCAGCGCGGTTCGGGCGAGCTCGAAGGCGTCAACTACGAAGAAGTGCGCTACGAAGGCTATGGCATCGGCGGCGCGGCGATCATCGTCGAGTGCCTGACCGACAACCGCGTGCGGACCGTGGCCGAAGTGCGCCACGCGTTCAGCAAGAACGGCGGCAATATGGGCACCGAAGGTTCGGTTGCCTTCATGTTCCAGCACACGGGCCAGTTCCTGTTCGCGCCGGGCGTCGACGAAGACAAGCTGATGGAAGCGGCGCTCGAAGCCGGCGCCGACGATGTCGCGGCCGACGACGAAGGCGGCTTCGAAGTGCTGTGCGATCCGCACGCCTTCGCATCGGTGAAAGAAGCGCTCGAAGCGGCCGGCTTCAAGGCCGAAGTGGCCGAAGTCATCATGAAACCCGCCACCGAAACGGTGTTCACGGGCGACGACGCGATCAAGATGCAAAAGCTGCTCGATGCACTGGAAAACCTGGACGACGTCCAGGAAGTGTTCACCAACGCCGTGATCGACGAATAA